One window of the Triticum dicoccoides isolate Atlit2015 ecotype Zavitan chromosome 3B, WEW_v2.0, whole genome shotgun sequence genome contains the following:
- the LOC119274864 gene encoding uncharacterized protein LOC119274864, producing MVLGKIAIVIGSGIIGTMVTGGDGSKLPDLRDVLSFSFKFMKQDKKEGSSNASPQNDLLLSQVNYLRDQLQALSREAQCPQIINVNGGPGAGAYGLTFIAVGAIGYLYIRWKGWKISDMMFVTKRGLADACNIVGKQLDQVSESVHASKKHLAGRIDRVDCSLDECHEIIEATGKEVTVIHGDLSAFQEEIQSVHHVVRTLETKLGRLAYTQDHTTRGIHELCEFTKRLDRSPKADTLKVTASTPLPAIESSEGITRTASLPSGSEPVSPVAQSPRADPPKVLRSSTAISASGLSMLAGTTAIPKRAVINRATSMKEGVPTPEAPKNTSSAAAATLKRPVSGSSRFGFLRGFAS from the exons ATGGTGCTCGGCAAGATCGCCATCGTCATCGGCTCAG GGATCATCGGAACCATGGTCACCGGCGGCGACGGCAGCAAGCTTCCGGACCTCAGGGACGTGCTCTCCTTCTCCTTCAAG TTCATGAAGCAGGACAAGAAGGAAGGCTCGTCCAACGCCTCGCCGCAGAACGACCTCTTGTTGTCTCAG GTCAACTATCTCAGGGATCAGCTCCAAGCATTGTCCCGTGAGGCTCAATGCCCGCAGATTATCAACGTCAATGGCGGACCAG GCGCTGGTGCTTATGGTTTAACTTTTATTGCTGTTGGAGCCATTGGCTATTTATACATAAGATGGAAG GGATGGAAAATTTCTGATATGATGTTTGTCACCAAGCGTGGCTTGGCTGATGCCTGCAACATAGTTGGCAAACAATTGGATCAGGTTTCAGAAAGTGTTCAT GCTTCAAAAAAGCATTTGGCTGGAAGGATCGACCGAGTCGATTGTAGTCTAGATGAATGCCACGAAATTATTGAAGCCACAGGGAAAGAG GTTACAGTCATACATGGAGATCTAAGTGCCTTTCAGGAGGAAATACAATCAGTTCACCATGTTGTCCGCACTCTG GAGACAAAGCTTGGACGCCTTGCATATACTCAA GATCACACAACACGAGGAATACATGAGTTATGTGAGTTCACTAAAAGATTGGATCGGAGTCCGAAAGCCGATACTCTTAAG GTCACAGCATCAACTCCTCTCCCTGCAATCGAGTCTTCAGAAGGAATTACTAGG ACTGCTTCGTTGCCGTCAGGTTCAGAACCCGTGTCTCCTGTAGCTCAATCACCTAGAGCAGATCCACCTAAG GTTCTGCGTTCGTCTACAGCCATATCAGCATCAGGACTGAGTATGCTAGCTGGAACTACAGCAATACCTAAAAGG GCTGTGATCAACCGGGCAACTTCGATGAAGGAAGGAGTGCCGACCCCCGAGGCCCCAAAGAACACTTCAAGCGCAGCAGCAGCAACCCTCAAGAGACCTGTTTCGGGTTCGAGCCGGTTCGGTTTCCTGCGGGGTTTCGCCAGTTGA